CAGACCCCATCGGGCGTATTCTCTCCGGCGAGGTTCGCCCCAACGGCATGAAGATTGAAAAAGTCGCTGTCCCTCTGGGGGTGATCGGAATGATCTATGAGGCTCGCCCCAACGTAACGGCAGACGCGGCGGTTCTGTGCCTCAAGGCCGGCAACGCGATCATCCTGCGCGGCGGCAAAGAAGCAATTCACTCCAATACCGCCATTGCGGAAGTAATGCGTGACGCAGTGGAATCTGCAGGACTTCCCCGCGACAGCATCCAGCTCATTGAGGACACCAGCCGCCAGAGCTCGATTGAGCTGATGGGCTTGACCGAATACCTCGATGTGCTGATCCCCCGCGGCGGCGCGGGCTTGATCCGTTCTGTTAAAGAAAATTCTCACGTGCCTGTGATTGAAACGGGCGTGGGAAACTGCCACGTGTATGTGGATGACGGCGCTGATCTGGAAATGGCCGCTAAAATCATTTTCAACTCCAAGACTTCGCGTCCCTCGGTGTGTAACGCGGCGGAAACGCTTTTGGTTCATAGTGCTGTGGCCGAGCGGTTCCTGCCCATCGCAAAGAAAATGCTCGACGAGAAAAAAGTACAGCTGCGTGCCGATGAGCGTGCCCTGCAAAATCTGGAAGCCTGCAATATGGTGATTCCCGCTGTGGAAGACGACTGGGCAACCGAGTTTTCGGACTATATTCTCGCGGTGCGCGTGGTGGATTCTCTGGATGAGGCGATCGAGCATATCTCGAGGTATTCCTCGGGCCACAGCGAGGCCATCGTGACAAACAATTACGAGCATGCCCGGCAGTTCACCTCGCGCGTGGACGCCGCTGCGGTGTATGTGAATGTTTCCACTCGCTTTACCGACGGAGGGCAGTTTGGCCTGGGCGCCGAGATCGGCATTTCCACCCAGAAGCTGCATGCGCGGGGGCCTATGGGCGTCAATGAGCTGACATCCCAGAAATTTATTATAACCGGTGACGGGCAGATCAGAGAATAAGGTGAAAGTACGGCGGGTTGAATTTCAACCGCTTTTAAGACGGATTACAATAAAAAGGAGAGGCCATGAACTCAGAGCAAAATGAAAAGAAACGGGAACAGGCCGCGGAACACGGCGAGCTTCCGGAAGAGCTGGTAGAGGAAATCGATTTTGATCGCTTTGCCGAAAGCAAGAAGAGCGCGGAGACGCAGGTTTCTTCGGATTATCGTTCGGCCTTTCAGCAAAAACCGGAGAAGAGAAAAAAATCCACAAAGCGTAGTCCGGAAGAAAAGAAGGTACGCGCGGCGCTGGAAGCGGCGGAGCAAGCCAGAATCAAGGCGCAGAAAATGGCGGCCGAGCTGGCGCAGGCTGCACAGGCACCCGACGCTGAACCGGAACCGGAGCTGGATGATTTTCTGCCGGAGGGAGAAACCGCGGGCCATGAGGATATTCTACTGATTAAGAAGGGCTCCCGTTCCCCCGAGGAACAGCAAGAAGAGCAGGAGAAGGAACAGCAGGAGGCTTCGGAGGGTCAGGAAGTTGCCGCATCCGCTGCCGCAGATCGGACTCCGTCGCTGCGCAGACGCGGCAAATACCGTTATGGAATGGGCGTAGGCGCGTTGATTATGGTGCTTGCGTTTGTTGGCCTTTCGGTGATTGTGTGGGGTGTGGGTCGGCAGATTTACCGTGCCGCTACCGACGACAGCCAGCTGCGCGCATACGATACGCTCTTGTCCCCGATTGTAATGCAGGATCCCGAGCCGTTTGAAAGCCCCGCTGAAGCGGATGCCGAAATGATTATGAAGGCCTCGCTGTGGCGTGCTGTAACGCAAAACGGAGCCCAGTATAACAGCTATGATGATCAAGGGCGCACCCTTGTCCCTCTGGGCGACGTGGTGGATGCCTGCCACGCTCTGTTTGGCCCGGATTGCGACCTGCAGCCCACAAACCCGCAGGAAGAAACCTTCTTTGAATATGATTCGGAGCAAAACGTGTTCCGCGTTACTCCGTACAGCTCGCAGAGCAGCTTCTCTCCGTATACGGTCAGCAGCAAAAAATCTGGTGATTCCGTGATTTTGCGGGTTGGCTATGTCGTTGGCGACTGGCAGGATGGTACCGAGAGCGAAAGCACTTCACCCGAGCCAGTGAAATACATGCAGTATGTTCTGAAGAAGACAGCGGACGGCAAAAGTGAATATGTGACGGCTGTCCGTGCGGACAACGCGTCTTAATGAGTCCTCTAAAAAGTGATTTTCCCCGCCGAAGGCAGGGAAAATCACTTTTCAAATATGGAATTGACAGGATCAGATAATCAGGTACATCAGCGCAAAGATCAGGCCGGTATCGGCCTTTTCCGAAACCAGGATCAAAATTAGGACCAGAATCAGCGTGCGTTCACCATCCTGCAGCAGCCCGTCAAACAAGTTTGAAAGCGTGCTGGGCTGCGGCAGCGGAAGAGCGGGCAACGCACTCTGGGGCGGGGGGGCGCCGTGGTGGTGCTGCGAAGACGACTCCTGTTTTGGTGGCTCCGGCAGTACAGCCGGAGTTCGGTTCAGGCTTTGCTGGGCGCGGCCCTGCATTTCGCGTACCCGCCGAATGGCATCCTGCTGCATGCGCTGCATGTCGTTGGTATCGTTGGTCGCCACTGCAAAATCCCCCTTCCGTTACAGAATTCCCTGCCCGCGCAGCACCGGCAGCAGGCGCAGCATCGAGAGCATTTTTACGGCTTCATCTAGCTTTTTCTGGCGCTCCGGCCCCAGCAGAGGGCGCAGAGCGTGCAGCAGCCGGGTGTTGTTGTCCTCCTGCCGGAAGGTGGTTAGCAAAGGCAGTATTTTGGTGACGGTTTGCAGCGTTTCGCCGTCCAGCCCACCTCCGTTTCCGCCGCCCAGCAGGCCGGAGAGAGCGCCGAGTCCTCCTCCTCCGTTGCCGCCAAGCAGGCCGGAGAGTGCGCCAAGTCCGCCTGCGCCGCCAAGGCTTGAAATCAGGGAGGCAAGCTTTCCGGTGTCCAGCCCGCCGGGAGTGCCGGGGGGCTGAGGTATGTTCCCGCCGCCCGGGGCGGCAGAGCCCGCATTCCCCAGAAGGCTGGCCAGACTGCTCAGGTCCAGCCCTTGCAGGGGATTCCCGGCGGGCGCGTTTTGCCCCGGGGACGTGGGAGTGTTGGGCGCGGCGTTCCCCAGCCCCAGCGAGGCGGCCAGACTGTTCAGTTGCTGCATGGCCTGCGGGTCGCTGAGCACCTCGTTGATTTTGCTGGTGAGATCGTCCATACCCTCACACCCTTTTCTTATTTCTGTCCGTTCAGGCGGCGCATCAAATCCTGCGCCTGCGGCGTGCTGATCAGTTTTTGAATGGTCTGCTGGTCATTCAGCACCTTTTGCAGAGCGGCCGCGTCATTCGGGCTCATATTCTGCATCAGCGCGGATAAATTTCCGTTTTCCGCGTACTGCATGATTTCCTCCGGGCGTTTGCCCAGGCGCTGCGCCAGCAGATTCAGCAGAAGTTGCTTTTCGTTAGATTGATTAGACTGCATTGTTATCACCCCTTTTCCTATCATATGAATCAGAGGTTCGGGATATGAAAATTAAAGTGGAAAACACGTTAAAATCGGTAGTTTTTTGCCCCAAAACGGCGGGGAAAAGAACTGCAAAGTTTAAGGATATGAAACGTGGTATGGCAATAGGAGGAGCATTCCATGAGAATTTTGGTACTATCAGATACACACGGGGATCGACAGACCCTGCACCGCGTGATTTTGTCGCAGCCAAGGGCGGAGGTAGTGATTCACCTGGGGGACGGGAGCGACGATCTGGAGGATGAACGCTTTATTCACCCGGAAAAGATGTTTTTACAGGTTCGCGGTAACTGCGACTGGGGTTCCGCTCTGCCGCCGCTTGGTGAAATCAAGCTCGAAAACCGCAAACTTTTTTATACTCACGGTAATTTATACAATGTAAAATACACACTGGATGAAATCAAGCTGGCGGCGCGCCTGCAAAAGGCGGATATTCTACTGTTTGGGCATACTCATGCGCCGTACACAGAGTACGACAAGGGGTTGTATGTAATGAACCCGGGCTCGCTGCGCGGCGCGGATGCAAGCTATGGCATTGTTGACCTGACACCGCAGGGTGTAGTGACAAATGTAATTCGCGCGAATTGAGGGGGCCGGAACGGTTTTAGCCGCAAAGCGCACCGCCTTGTTTTGCATTGACAAAACCATTTGCCAATGCTACTCTAAGGGTATAAAAATAACGTCTTTTGATCGGGCGAAAGGAAAGGAACGTACCAGACATGACAGAATATGAGAGATGGCGCAATACCCCTTTGGAAGACCCGAAGCTGACTCAGGAGCTGGAAGACATTGCCGATCAGCCGGAGGAGATCAACGACCGGTTTTACCGTAATCTGGAATTTGGCACGGGCGGTTTGCGCGGTGTGTTAGGCGCGGGAACCAACCGGATGAATATTTACACCGTGCGTAAGGCAACTCAGGGCCTGGCGAATTACCTCAATCAAAAGAAGCCCGGCGGTTCGGTGGCGATTGCCCACGACAGCCGCATCAATTCCGAGCTTTTCGCAAAAGAGGCCGCAGGTGTTCTGGCTGCCAGCGGCATCACGGCTTATCTGTACCCCGAGCTGATGCCTACGCCCGCTCTGTCCTTCGCGGTGCGTCACCTGCACTGCGATGCGGGCATCAACATAACGGCGAGCCATAACCCCGCAAAATACAACGGCTACAAGGCGTATGGCAGTGATGGCTGCCAGATCGCACTGGAAATGGCGGACCGCGTTCTGGAGGAAATTAACAGTCTCGATATTTTCAGCGACGTAAAGCATGTTTCTTATGAGGACGGCGTACAGCGGGGCCTGATTCAGACCATCCCGCAGGAGGTGACGGACGCGTATCTGGCGGCTGTGAAACAACAGAGCCTGCTCCATGATATTGACGGCGGACTGAAGGTGGTTTATACTCCCCTCAACGGCGCGGGACGCATGTGCGTGACCCGTATTCTGAAAGAGATTGGCATTCGCGATGTTACGGTTGTTCCCGAACAGGCCGAGCCGGACGGGAACTTCCCCACCTGTCCTTATCCCAACCCGGAATTCCGTGAGGCTCTGCAAAAGGGACTCGAGCTCAGCGAGCGCCTGCAGCCCGACCTGCTCCTGGCAACCGACCCAGATTGCGACCGCGCGGGCATTGCTGTGAGGCACAACGGCGACTTTGTGCTGCTCAACGGCAATGAGGTCGGCGTTCTTCTGCTCGATTTTGTGGCGCGCATGCGCCGCCAAAACGGCACCATGCCGGAGCGCCCGGCGGCGATCAGCACGATCGTCAGCACGGATATGAATGAGGCGGTCACGGCAGAATACGGGATCGAGCTGTTCAAGGTACTGACGGGATTCAAGTACATCGGGGAAAAGCTCGGTGAGCTGGAAGCCAAAGGCGAGCAGGATCGCTTTATTTTCGGGTACGAAGAGAGCTATGGCTACCTTTCGGGCGGCTATGTGCGAGATAAGGATGCCGTAAATGCTAGCATGCTGATCTGCGAGATGGCGCTTGATTATAAACGCCAGGGCAAAACGCTGGTAGATGCGATGGATGACCTGTATCAGAAGCACGGTTATTATAGGAACGACCTGCTGAACTTTGCGTTTGAAGGGCAGGACGGCATGAATAAGATGTCCGCTATGATGAATGCACTGCGGAAAGCCGCGCCGGAGCAGATTGCCGGCTACCGCGTGATTGGTCACAGCGATTACGAAACAAGAATTCGATTTGACGGCGATGCGCAGAGCCCCATTGATCTTCCAAAATCGAATGTTCTGGAATGCCGCATGGAAAACGGCTGCAAGCTGATGGTGCGTCCGTCCGGCACAGAGCCAAAGATTAAGATTTATCTTTCCGCGCGCGGGGCAGATCAACCGGAGGCCTTGAAAATGATAGACCAGCTCAAAGAGGCATCGCCGAAGCTGCTCGGAATTTAAGCTTTTGTGAAGTTTGTGTAAAAATTTGAGGGGCCTATTGACAAATCGATAAGTGGAGTTATACTATAAACAAGTTATACAGGACGGACAAACGGAGTCCGCGCGATATATTGGAATCAGCGCCATGCAAAAGCATACCGGGCCGGCAACAGGCCGGAACGGCCAGGTCTGTATAATGAAATGATCATTCAGCAGCTAAGAGGAATCTTAGCTGCTTTTTTTATTTATACCTTTTTTAACAAAATTTGTTTTTTCTCTCGCTTAAGCGAGAGGGGCTATTTTTACTGGGGTTCCCGCAGGGGAATTTCTGCTGGCGTAGGGCTTGTACCTCGGGTTGGGGCGGCATAACTTTTATACTTTATAAAATTCATATTTTTTTCAAAATAAAATTTTATTGCGGCTTTCTCCGCGTGGGGATTCTGCTAACGCAGGGGTTGCCCCTCGTGCCGGGGCGGGCATTTACTTTCTTTACGAAAAGAAAGTAAACAAAGATTCGCCCAAGGCTCCGCCTTCGGAATCCGTTTTTGGGAACGGTTCCTACGAATGCTGCCGACAGCCTCCGGGAAGGCGCTCTATGGTAAGTGTACACGCGCCTTGCTTTTTGGAAACAGGTAGTTTACCGGTTCTGTTCGGCGGCGCACCCTTACCGAGCGCTCTCGTTGGCTCGGGGAGGGGCGGCGCTTCGCGCCGGTTCTTTTTCCTCTCTCACTTTCGCGAGAGAGGCTGTTTTTTTATCGCGGTTCCCGCAAGGGGAAATTCTGCTTGCAGGGTGAACTTATAATCAGTCAAAGCTACCGTAAGGCCGCTTCTCTCCGAGCCAACGAGAGCGCTCTGAAAATGCCCGCCGACAGACGAGACAGCAAGACTTATTTTCAGAGGAAGCTCGGAGAGTGGGCATTTTCAATGGAGCGCCTTACGGTCAGCTTTTGTTTGCATTGTCGGGAATTGTTCGCCAAAAACGGATTCCAAAGGTGCCCTTTGGAAGGCCTTTGCTTCCTTTCGCCTCGTCGCGAAAGGAAGTGCCCGCCCCGGCACGAGGGGCAAGCCTGCGCCAGCAGAATCCCCACGGGGAAATCCCCCAAAGACAAAACAAACGCTTTTATATTGTGCACGAGCCTTGTTTTGTGGGAAAAGATAGTTAACTAATTCCGTTCGGCAGCGAAGCCGCACGGAAAAACTGCGAGCCAACGAGAGCGCTTTGAAAATGCCCGCCGACAGACGGGACAGCAAGACTTATTTATAGAGGAAACTTGGAGAGTGGGCATTTTCAATGGAGCGCCTTCCCGAAGGCTTTCGTTTACGCAATGAGGGATTGTTCCCCAAACGGATTCCAAAGGTGCCCTTTGGCGAGCCTTTGCTTCCTTTCGCCTCGTCGCGAAAGGAAGTGCCCGCCCCGGCATGAGGGGCAAGCCCTGCGTTAGCAGAATTTCAACGGGGAACCCCCCAGAAAAAAATTCTTTTACGAGAAAAGCAAAGCCTCTGCCCGAAGAGGGGCACAATCGGGTTGCCACTCCCGAGAAGGGGGTTGCTTCCAAGTGAAAATAAGGATAAATATTAATTATTTGTTAAATATGGGTAAACTTAAAAGAACGCTATTGACAAATCGGATAAGTGAGGTTATACTATAAACAAGTTATACAGGACGGACAAACGGAGTCCGCGCGATATATTGGAATTAGCGCCATGCAAAAGCATACCGGGCCGGCAACAGGCCGGAACGGCCAGGTCTGTATAATGAAACGATCATTCAGCAGCAAAGAGAAATCTTGGCTGCTTTTTTTATTGCCTGCGGCACGGATGTTCGTCTGCGGGT
Above is a window of Faecalispora anaeroviscerum DNA encoding:
- a CDS encoding metallophosphoesterase → MRILVLSDTHGDRQTLHRVILSQPRAEVVIHLGDGSDDLEDERFIHPEKMFLQVRGNCDWGSALPPLGEIKLENRKLFYTHGNLYNVKYTLDEIKLAARLQKADILLFGHTHAPYTEYDKGLYVMNPGSLRGADASYGIVDLTPQGVVTNVIRAN
- a CDS encoding glutamate-5-semialdehyde dehydrogenase codes for the protein MTKLQEMGHKAKEAARVLANAGTKKDTALQSIADALVAHVERIINANQIDLEQARAGGMSESMLDRLTLNEARIKDMAQGALQVAAQTDPIGRILSGEVRPNGMKIEKVAVPLGVIGMIYEARPNVTADAAVLCLKAGNAIILRGGKEAIHSNTAIAEVMRDAVESAGLPRDSIQLIEDTSRQSSIELMGLTEYLDVLIPRGGAGLIRSVKENSHVPVIETGVGNCHVYVDDGADLEMAAKIIFNSKTSRPSVCNAAETLLVHSAVAERFLPIAKKMLDEKKVQLRADERALQNLEACNMVIPAVEDDWATEFSDYILAVRVVDSLDEAIEHISRYSSGHSEAIVTNNYEHARQFTSRVDAAAVYVNVSTRFTDGGQFGLGAEIGISTQKLHARGPMGVNELTSQKFIITGDGQIRE
- a CDS encoding phospho-sugar mutase, with translation MTEYERWRNTPLEDPKLTQELEDIADQPEEINDRFYRNLEFGTGGLRGVLGAGTNRMNIYTVRKATQGLANYLNQKKPGGSVAIAHDSRINSELFAKEAAGVLAASGITAYLYPELMPTPALSFAVRHLHCDAGINITASHNPAKYNGYKAYGSDGCQIALEMADRVLEEINSLDIFSDVKHVSYEDGVQRGLIQTIPQEVTDAYLAAVKQQSLLHDIDGGLKVVYTPLNGAGRMCVTRILKEIGIRDVTVVPEQAEPDGNFPTCPYPNPEFREALQKGLELSERLQPDLLLATDPDCDRAGIAVRHNGDFVLLNGNEVGVLLLDFVARMRRQNGTMPERPAAISTIVSTDMNEAVTAEYGIELFKVLTGFKYIGEKLGELEAKGEQDRFIFGYEESYGYLSGGYVRDKDAVNASMLICEMALDYKRQGKTLVDAMDDLYQKHGYYRNDLLNFAFEGQDGMNKMSAMMNALRKAAPEQIAGYRVIGHSDYETRIRFDGDAQSPIDLPKSNVLECRMENGCKLMVRPSGTEPKIKIYLSARGADQPEALKMIDQLKEASPKLLGI